The DNA sequence TCGACAGCACGATCGGGCCACGATGGTCACGCAGCACGGCACGCAGCGGCAGTTCCTCGGCCAGCGCCTTGCGCTGCTGCATCTCGGCAAACACCGGGGTTTCGTGCAACCAGCGACGCAGGTACACCGAGAACAGGCCGAACACACCGCCAAGCAGGAACGGGATACGCCAGGCGTAATCGGCCACTTCCTCTGCGCTGTAGACGCTGTTGATCAGGGTCGCCACCAGCGAGCCGAGCAGGATGCCCGCGGTCAGGCCGGCCGTGAGGGTCCCGCAGGCGTAGCCGGTGTTGCGTGCCGGCACGTGCTCGGACACGAACACCCAGGCCCCCGGCACCTCGCCACCGATTGCCGCACCCTGGATCACGCGCATCAGCAACAGCAGGACCGGCGCCCACAGGCCGATCTGCGCATAGGTCGGCAACAGGCCCATGATCAGTGTTGGCAGGGCCATCATGAAGATACTCAGGGTGAACATCTTCTTGCGCCCGAGCAGGTCACCGAAATGGGCCATGATGATGCCGCCCAGCGGTCGCGCCAGGTAGCCGGCGGCGAAAATGCCGAAGGTCTGCATCAGGCGCAGCCATTCGGGCATGTCGGCGGGGAAGAACAGCTTGCCGACCACCGTGGCGAAAAACACGAAGATGATGAAGTCGTAGAACTCCAGCGCGCCGCCCAATGCGGACAGAGAGAGAGTCTTGTAGTCACTGCGGGTCAGCGGCCGCGAGGGCTGCTCGATACTGCTCGGCACGGAGGTCATCGCTGATTGTTCTCTTTGTAGGGGCATGCAGGCCGCTTGGCACGCGGCTTCTGGATTGGTAACGGACGAAGATAGCAAATTGCCGAGCTGCGCCGAAAGCGATACAAAATCCATACACATATTCATGAATGCGCGGTCGTCGCTGGCCGTTATGCTCTATATACTGGCGATTCGTAGGAAAAGGTTGCTCCTAACGTGGGATGTTGTGCGAAAACGCCGGTCATTATTGTCAGGCGGTTTCGCAGAGTTTCCCTACGGCCGCCCAGTGAAACGAAATCGGCGTAGTATGTTTCAAGCTGAATCGTTTACCCGGCCTTTGCGCCACACCAACGAAAAGCGTCACGGGTCAGAGGCCCCATCGCATGATTGAGCTCGAACAAGAAGATCCTATCCCGCAGGGCGACCTGGCCTTGCAGATCACCGCACTCCCGCGCGAGACCAACGGGTTTGGCGATATCTTTGGCGGCTGGTTGGTCGCCCAGATGGACCTGGCCGGTACCGCCATGGCCAGCCGTGTCGCCGGCGGCCGTGTGGCCACCGTGGCCATCGACCGCATGGCTTTCCTGGTGCCAGTGGCCGTTGGCGCACAATTGTCCTTCTATACCCAGACCCTGGAAATCGGCCGCAGCTCGATCCAGATGATGGTCGAAGTGTGGAGCGACGACCCGCTGTCCAGCGAATGGCGCAAGGTCACCGAAGCGGTGTTCGTCTTCGTCGCCATCGACGGCAGTGGCCGTACCCGCTCCGTACCTCGTCGCTGAGCCACGCCGGCGGTAAACTCATTGCATGTGCCCGGGTCCAAGGCCCACTGGCAATCAATGAGATGAACACAATGGCTTCCTTCCAGGTCGTAAGCGAGCAACATGGCGAACTCAACTGCTGGCGTATCAGCAGCAACCACGCCGAACTACTGATCGCCCAGCAGGGCGCGCAGATCCTCAGCTACCAGTGCGTTGGCCAGCCACCGCTGTTGTGGCTGAGCGACCAGGCCATCTTCCGCCAGGGCAAGTCGGTGCGTGCCGGGATACCGGTATGCTGGCCGTGGTTCGGCAACCTGCAGCGCAACCCACAGGCCGTGCAGGCCATGTACCACGGCGAACAGGCACCTGCCCACGGCCTGGCACGGACCCGTGACTGGCAACTGCTGGGCATCGAAGAAGCGGGCGACGGGCTGCGTATCGAGTTCGAGCTGCCCGAAGCGCAGGGCAAGCTGCCCGACTGGCCCCACGACGTGGAGCTGAAGTTGCTGGTGGAACTGGGCGCTGAGCTGAAACTGAAGCTGACCAGCCGCAACATGGGCAATACCCCGGTCACCCTCAGCCAGGCCCTGCACAGCTACTTTGCAGTCAGCGATGTGCGGCAAGTGCGGGTTGAAGGTGTCGCAGGGCTGGGCTACATCGAGACCCTGGCCGACTGGGAGCAGCGCCAGCAGCAGGGCGCGCTGGCGTTCAGCGGTGAGACTGACCGCATCTACCTCGCCACCCCGCCGCAACTGAGCATTGTCGACCCGCACTGGAACCGGCGGATCACCCTGGCCAGCAGCGGGTCACGTTCGGCGGTGATCTGGAACCCTTGGACCGAGCGGGCCAGGGAGTTGCCGGACATGGCCGATGATGGCTGGCAGCGGATGCTGTGCATCGAGACGGCGAATGTGTGGGATGACCTGGTGGAGTTGAAGCCAGGGGCAACTCATTCGCTTGGCCTGGTAGTGGCGAGCGAAGCGCTTTGATCTGAAGCACTCGGGACCGCTGTGCGGTCCTTTCGCGACACAAGGCCGCTCCTACAAGGGTACGCGGTCACCTGAGGCGCGCCGCAAGGCATCAGAGGTCGGCATCCTCCACCACCCTCACCTTCTGGGCATCCAGCGCATAGGCGGCATCGGCCAGGTCGTTGCTGACCTTTTCCACCTTCAGCGTGCCGCTGACCCACAGCGGTGTGTAGATGTCATCGATCTTCAGGCCTTTCGGGTAGCGCACCAGCACCAACTGGTTCGGCGGTGGTGGCGGCACATGGATGCAGGCGCCCGGGTACGGCACCAGGAAGAACAGCGTGCTGTTGCCCTTGGCGTCGCTCTCCAGCGGCACAGGGTAACCGCCCAGGCGGATGTCCTTGCCGTTCATCGCCGCCACGGTCTTGGTCGAGTACATCACCGCCGGCAAGCCCTTGCTTTGCTTGAGGCCGCCCTTGGCGGTAAAGGTACCCATGGCTTCCGGCGAATTGTGGTCGATTTCGGGCATCTGCTCGAGCGCCTTCTGGTCCGACTTGGGCATCAGCTCAAGCCAGTCGGTTTCGGGCAGCTCGGCATGGGCCAGGGCACTGGCCAACAGCAAGGGGGCGAGGAAAAAGGCACGCATGGAAATGCTCGGCAACTCGGAAGAATTGCCGGGCATTCTACCCAGTATTCAACGCTTCTTGATGAATCCGTAGATCACCAGCAGAACGACCGCACCCACCAGGGCGCCAAGGAAGCCTGCAGCCTGCCCGGCCTGGTAGATGCCCAGCGCCTGGCCGCCATAGGTGGCCAACAGGGAGCCGGCGATACCCAGCAGGATGGTCATGATCCAGCCCATGCTGTCGTCGCCCGGTTTGATGAAGCGGGCCAGCAGGCCGACGATGAGGCCGATGAAGATGGTTCCAATGATGCCCATGGCGATCCCTCTGCAATGAAGAATGGAACAAGCCAAAGCCTAGACAGCGCTTTGGCTTGTTGCCATTTCAGAGGGCATGCCGCTGGTAGAAGTTCGATCAGTTGTCGATCAGGGCTTCTACTTCGGCAATCTTGCGCTCCAGGGTTGCCATGTCGTGGCAACGCAGGGTGGCGTGGCCAACCTTGCGCCCGGCCTTGAACGCCTTGCCGTAGTGGTGCAGATGGCAATCATCGATGGCGATCACCTTGTCCACAGCCGGCACTTCACCGATGAAGTTGAGCATCGCGCTCTCGCCCACCTTGGCAGTCGAACCCAGTGGCAGGCCGGCGACGGCACGCAGGTGGTTCTCGAACTGGCTGCACTCGGCGCCTTCGATGGTCCAGTGCCCGGAGTTGTGTACGCGCGGGGCGATCTCGTTGGCCTTCAGGCCGCCGTCGACTTCGAAGAACTCGAAGGCCAGCACGCCGACATAGTCGAGTTGCTTGAGCACGCGGCCCACGTAGTCCTCGGCCAGGGCCTGCAGCGGGTGCGCCTGGCTGGCGACCGACAGGCGCAGGATGCCGCTTTCATGGGTGTTGTGCACCAGCGGGTAGAAGCGGGTTTCGCCATCGCGGGCACGTACGGCCACCAGCGACACTTCGCCGGTGAACGGGACGAAGCCTTCCAGCAGGCACGGCACACTGCCCAGCTCGGCGAAGGTACCGACCACGTCCTCAGCCGTGCGCAGTACCTTCTGGCCCTTGCCGTCGTAACCCAGGGTGCGGGTTTTCAGCACGGCCGGCAGGCCGATGCTGGCCACTGCGGCGTCCAGGTCTGCCTGCGAGAGGATGTCGGCGAATGCCGGGGTAGGGATACCCAGGTCGCGGAACATGCTTTTCTCGAACAGGCGGTCGCGGGCGATACGCAGCGCTTCGGCGCTGGGGTACACCGGTACGAATTGCGAAAGGAAGGCCACGGTCTCGGCCGGGACGCTTTCGAACTCGAAGGTGACCAGGTCGACTTCGTCGGCCAATTGGCGCAGGTGGTCCTGGTCGCCGTAGTCGGCGCGCAGGTGCTCGCCCAGTGGCGCGGCGCAGGCGTCCGGTGCCGGGTCGAGGAAGGCGAAGTTCATGCCCAGCGGGGTACCCGCCAGGGCCAGCATGCGGCCCAGCTGGCCGCCACCGATTACACCGATCTTCATGGGTAGAGCCTCAAGCCTGGCGCGGGTCTGGGTTGTCCAGCACGGTCTCGGTCTGCTCCGTGCGGAACTGCTTGAGCGCCGTGTGGTACTGCGGGTATTTGGCACCGAGGATGCTGGCCGACAGCAGCGCGGCATTGACTGCACCAGCCCGGCCGATGGCCAGGGTAGCAACCGGCACGCCGGCAGGCATCTGCACGATCGACAGCAGCGAATCGACGCCCGACAACATCGACGATTGCACCGGCACGCCCAGCACCGGCAGGTGGGTCTTGGCCGCGCACATGCCAGGCAGGTGGGCTGCACCACCGGCACCGGCGATGATCACCTCGATGCCCCGCCCTTCAGCCTCTTCGGCGTACTGGAACAGCAAGTCCGGGGTGCGGTGGGCGGAAACCACCTTCACTTCGTAGGGAATGCCGAGTTTTTCCAGCATATCGGCGGTGTGGCTAAGGGTGGACCAATCGGACTTGGAGCCCATGATCACGCCAACCAGTGCACTCATCGTCGAGCCTCTTCGCTTGTGCGCCCTTGGGCGCGTCAAAAAACAACAAGCCACGCGGGACGGCCGGCGTGGCTTGTTTGCTGATCAGGACCGGACGCATCCGGTCGAAAGGCCGCGCAGTATATCGTAAGGTGGTGCGTTTAAGGCACCCCGGCGACCAACTGTCGCCCCTTATTTTTCGGGGCTTTGGCTGACTTTCGAGTCAACCATTGCCGCCCCCTCGAGCTTGCGCCACAGCAGCCTGACATTGGCCTTGCGTACCAGGGCGCAGCGATACAGACGGATTTCCAGCGGCACATGCCACTGGCTGCCGCCGCAGATTGCCAGCTCACCCCGTTCGAGCTCGCCACGCATCGACAGGCGCGGTACCCAGGCGATGCCCATGCCCTCCAGCGCCATGCTCTTGAGGCTGTCGGCCATGGCAGTTTCATAGACCGTGGTATAGCGCAGGTTGCGCTGGCGCAGCAGCAAGTTGACCGAACGGCCGAGGAACGCGCCGGCGGTATAGGCCAGCAGTGGCACGCTGCCCTCGCCTTCGAGATCGAACAACGGCTTGCCGTCGGCGTCCACCGCGCACACCGGCAGCATTTCGGTGGTGCCCATGTGCAGCGACGGGAAGATTTCGGCGTCCATCTGCAGCGCGGCGTCCGGGTCATAGAACGCCAGCATCAGGTCGCAGCCGCCTTCGCGCAAGGCATGCACGGCATCGCCGACGTTGGTCGCAACCAGGCGGGTGGCGATGTTCAGGCCGTCATTGCGCAACTGGGCCACCCAACGGGGGAAAAAGCCCGAGGCCAGCGAGTGGGCCGCAGCTACTTGCACCACTTCGCCCTGCCCGCCCTCAAGATGATGCAAATGGCGAAGAATTTCGCTCAACTGGTCGACAACCGTACGTGCCGTGACCAGAAACAGCTGGCCAGCCTCGGTCAGTTCTATCGGCGTGCGGGAACGGTTCACCAGTTGTAGCCCCAACGCCGCTTCCAGGCTGCGGATGCGTCGGCTGAATGCGGGTTGGGTCACGAAACGCCGTTCTGCCGCCTGGGAAAAACTGCGCGTAGCCGCCAGCGCGCTGAAGTCTTCCAGCCATTTGCTTTCAAGGTTCACGAAGTACATCTCCTGGCATGCACCAAAATGGAACACGCTCGAATGTCAATTGGCGTCACATGAAACACTATGCCGTTTGTGCATAGGTTAGCGTGCAACAGCATTTGCCGCAAAATCGCCTTCAGGCCTAGGATTGGCGCCATTCCGGCATGTGCCGGGTCAAAATCGAGATGATATCCATCATGTCCTCCGCTGCATCGTTCCGCGTCGAAAAAGATCTGCTTGGTACCCTTGAAGTCCCTGCCGATGCCTACTACGGCATCCAGACCCTGCGCGCTGCCAACAACTTCCACCTCTCCGGTGTTCCGCTGTCGCACTACCCGAAGCTGGTCGTGGCCCTGGCCATGGTCAAGCAGGCCGCTGCCGACGCCAACCGTGAGCTGGGTCACCTGAGCGATGCCAAGCATGCTGCCATCACCGCAGCCTGCGCCCGCCTGATCAAAGGCGACTACCACGACCAGTTCGTGGTCGACATGATCCAGGGTGGTGCCGGTACTTCCACCAACATGAACGCGAACGAAGTCATTGCCAACGTCGCGCTGGAGGCCATGGGCCACCAGAAGGGTGAGTACCAGTACCTGCACCCGAACAACGACGTGAACATGGCGCAGTCGACCAACGACGCCTACCCGACGGCCATCCGTCTGGGCCTGCTGCTGGGTCACGACGCCCTGCTGGCCAGCCTCGACAGCCTGATCCAGGCCTTCGCTGCCAAGGGTAAAGAGTTCGACCACGTACTGAAGATGGGCCGTACCCAGCTGCAGGACGCCGTGCCGATGACCCTGGGCCAGGAATTCCGCGCCTTCGCCACCACCATGACCGAAGACCTGCAGCGCCTGCGTTCGCTGGCTCCGGAACTGCTGACCGAAATCAACCTGGGTGGTACCGCCATCGGCACCGGCATCAACGCCGACCCGGGCTACCAGGCCCTGGCCGTACAGCGCCTGGCTGCCATCAGCGGCCAACCGCTGGTACCGGCTGCCGACCTGATCGAAGCCACCTCCGACATGGGCGCCTTCGTGCTGTTCTCCGGCATGCTCAAGCGTACCGCCGTCAAGCTGTCGAAGATCTGCAACGACCTGCGCCTGCTGTCCAGCGGCCCGCGCACCGGCATCAACGAGATCAACCTGCCGGCGCGCCAGCCAGGCAGCTCGATCATGCCAGGCAAGGTCAACCCGGTTATTCCGGAAGCGGTCAACCAGGTGGCCTTCGCCATCATGGGCAACGACCTGGCCCTGACCGTCGCCGCTGAAGGTGGCCAGCTGCAGCTGAACGTGATGGAACCGCTGATCGCCTACAAGATCTTCGACTCGATCCGCCTGCTCCAGCGCGCCATGGACATGCTGCGCGAGCACTGCATCGTCGGCATCACTGCCAACGAACAGCGCTGCCGCGAACTGGTCGAACACTCGATCGGCCTGGTCACCGCCCTGAACCCGTACATCGGCTACGAAAACGCCACCCGCATCGCCCGCGTTGCCCTGGAAACCGGCCGCGGCGTACTGGAACTGGTGCGCGAGGAGAAGCTGCTGGACGACGCGATGCTCGACGACATCCTGCGCCCGGAAAACATGATCGCTCCCCGTCTGGTACCGCTGAAGGCGTAACCAGGCCGCTGTAAACAGTCTCACCAGGTCGAGGGACTAGACACCTCTCAACCTTTACAAGGCCCGAGCCTATGCTTCGGGCCTTTTTTTTGCCTGCGGATTCTCGGGCTCCTGCGCAGCCCTCGGGATATCGGCACACAACTTGCTCCATAATGCGTCCCAGGCCAACGGGACTTCCCAGCATGCTGCACAGCCACCTGACTACCCTCAACGCGGTTTCGCTGATCCTCAACGTCTTCCAGGCCGATGGTTGCGAGGCGTCGGCGCTGTTGGCCGGCAGCGGCATCGGCCCGGCAGACCTGGGGCATGCCGATGCGCGCATCACCACCCAGCAGGAACTGCAGGTATGCGCCAACGCCGTTGCCCGGCGCGAGGACATCGGCCTGGAACTGGGCCGGCGCATGCATGTGTCGTGCTACGGCATGCTCGGTTACGCCCTGCTCTCCAGTGCCACTTTGGGTGACGCCTTGCGCCTGGCGTTGCAGTATCCGGCACTGCTGGGAACAGTCTTCAAGCTGCGTTTGCTCGACGACGGCCAGCGGGTCTGGTTCAGCGCCAGCGATTGCCATGACAGCCCGGCACTGACCGCCTTCAACGCCGAGTTCTGCCTGGTTTCGCTGAAAGTCATCTGCGACGACCTGCTCGGCCGCCCACTGCCGCTGCTGGGCGCCCGCTTCGAGCACCCTCGGCCCAGCTACCACGCGCTCTATGCCGATGCATTCCAGTGCCCGGTCGGTTTCGACGCCGAGACCAATGCCTTTGCTTTCGAACGCCGCTGGCTGGACACGCCGCTGCCGCTGGCCGACCCGATTACCCACAAGGCCATGAGCGAACGTTGCCGGCGCCTGAACCTGGAATTCACTGGCCGCCAGGCCTGGCTGGGGCGGATCCGCCAACTGCTGGCGCAGCAACTGGATGCGGCGCCCGGGCTGGAGGGCCTGGCGCGGCAGATGAACTGTTCATCGCGTACCCTGCGTCGGCATTTGCAGGCCTTGGGCAGCAGTTATCAACAACTGCTGGATGAGCTGAGGTTCGAGCGGGCCAAGCAGCTGCTGGCCGACAATCAGATGCCGATCTACCGGATTGCCGAAACGCTGGGGTTCAGCGAGACGGCCAGTTTCCGCCATGCCTTCCAGCGTTGGAGTGGTGTAGCTCCCAGCCATTTTCGCGGTTGACCGCGCCAGCCGTGCCCCGGGCAGGGGCCGGCACAGGGAAAGCCGGCCAAAGAGCCTGGCCACATCGATCCCCTTTTGGCCGTTTGCGTCGTTCTCCCCTACTGGCGTCCACCCGAGAATGGGCCAACGCCAGTGTCCAAGGGAGAACAACAATGCTGACGATCTATTCCGATGACCACCGCCTGCACCATGGCCGCTGCGAGCTGATAGACGGCAAGCTGATGCCCTGCTTCGAAATGCCTTCGCGCGCCGACCATGTGCTCGAACAGGTAAAAAAGCGCAACCTCGGCGACATCCAGGGCCCTACCGACTTCGGCCGCGCACCGCTCCTGCGCATCCACAGCGCCGCCTACCTGGACTTCTTCGAAGGCGCCTGGGCGCGCTGGGCCGCATTGGGCCAGGAAGGCGACCTGCTGCCGTTCACCTGGCCAGCCCGCACCCTGCGCCAGAAAAAGCCCAGCGGCCTGCACGGTGAGCTGGGCTACTACAGCTTCGATGCCGGGGCACCGATCACCGCCGGTACCTGGCAGGCTGCCTACAGCGCCGCCCAGGTGGCCCTCACCGCCCAGGCCGCCATCCAGCAGGGCGCTCACTCGGCGTTTGCCCTGTGCCGCCCACCAGGACACCACGCCGCCGGCGAAGTCATGGGCGGCTATTGCTACCTGAACAACGCCGCCATCGCCGCCCAGGCGTTTCTCGACCAGGGCCGGCACAAAGTCGCCATCCTCGACGTCGACTATCACCATGGCAACGGCACCCAGGACATCTTCTACCGCCGCGGGGATGTGTTCTTCGCTTCGATCCATGGCGACCCGCAGGACGAATTCCCGTTCTTCCTCGGCTATGCCGACGAAACCGGCGACGGTCCCGGAGAAGGCTGCAACATCAACTACCCACTGCCCGCCGGCAGCGACTGGACTGCCTGGAGCGCTGCCTTGGAGGACGCCTGCCAGCGCATCGAAGCCTATGACGCCGACGTACTGGTGATCTCGCTCGGCGTGGACACCTTCAAGGACGACCCGATCTCGCAGTTCAAGCTGGACAGCCCGGACTACCTGGAGATGGGCAAGCGCATCGCGCAGCTCGGCAAACCGACCCTGTTCGTGATGGAGGGCGGCTACGCTGTCGAAGAAATCGGTATCAACGCAGTCAATGTGCTGGAAGGCTTCCAGCGCAGCCAACCAGGAGCCCGCTAAATGGTCCGACTCAAGCACCTGCTCGCCCCGTTCATCGCCGCCACGCTGTTTACCGGCGCCCTGCAGGCCCAGGCCGAACAGCGTACCCTGCGGGTATACAACTGGTTCGACTACATCACCCCGCAAACCCTCACCGAGTTCCAGAAGGACAGCGGTGTAAAGCTGATCTACGACATCTTCGACACCAACGAGGCGCTGGAAGCCAAGCTACTGACCGGCAACTCCGGCTATGACGTGGTGGTGCCATCCAACGTGTTCCTGGCCAAGCAGATCGAAGCCGGGGTGTTCCAGCCACTGGACCGCAGCAAGCTGCCGAACTGGCAACATCTGGACCCGTCCCTGATGAAGCTGATCGAAGCCAACGACCCGGACAACAAGTTTGCCGTGCCTTACATGTACGGTACCGTGCTGATCGGCTTCAACCCGGCCAAGGTCAAGGCTGCGCTCGGCGACAACGCGCCAGTGGACAGCTGGGACCTGATCTTCAAGGAAGAGAACATCGCCAAGCTCAAGCAGTGTGGCGTGGCACTGCTCGACTCGCCGTCGGAGATCCTGCCGCTGGCCTTGCAGCACCTGGGCCTGCCGCCAAACAGCGACAAGCCGGCCGACTACAAGCAGGCCGAGGCACTGATGCTGAAAATCCGCCCCTACATCACCTATTTCCACTCCTCGAAATACATGGCGGACATAGCCAACGGTGATATCTGCGTGGCGGTCGGCTACAGCGGCAGCTTCTCCCAGGCCGCCAACCGCGCCCGCGATGCGAAGAATGGCGTGGTGGTGGACATGCGCCTGCCCAAGGAAGGAGCGCCAATCTGGTTCGATATGCTGGCAATTCCGAAGAATGCAGCCAACCCGGAAGACGCGCATGCGTTCATCAACTACCTGCTGCGGCCTGAGGTAATTGCACCGATCAGCGATTTTGTCGGCTACCCGAACCCCAACAAGGATGCCAGCGACAAAGTGAACCCGACGATTCGCAACAACCCCAACCTGTACCCGACGGCGGCGGCGATGACCAAGCTGTATACCCTCAAGCCTCTGGCGCGGGATGCCGAGCGGGCACGCACGCGGGCCTGGACGCGGATCAAGTCCGGCACCTGAGTCGCCTGCTTCGCGGGCAAGCCCGCTCCCACAGGGGGAGCGCTGGCCGCAGGTGCGGTGCAGCCCCTTGGGGAGTGGGTTTACCCGCGAAGCGGGCGCCAGGCCTTGCGCAATTTCAGCAAGGCCTCGGCAATCTCACCCTCCGGCACCGCCGCGAATCCAAGCACCAGTCCTGCCCGCTTATCCACAGGCTCGGTGCTGTCAGCGAGCCAGAAATTACTCAGCGGAGTCATCTCCACCCCCACACCTTCAGCCTTGGCTACCAGCTCTTGTTCCAGGGCTAAATTATCCACAACCACCTTGACGTGCAGCCCGGCTGCCACTTCCGGCATGCTGCCCAAGCCCGGTATATCCACAGGCCAACCGGCCTTGAGCACGTTGCGTCGGCTCAAGGCCGCCTTGCGCATGCGCCGGATATGCCGCTGGAAATGCCCCCGTGCCATGAATTCGGCCATCACGCATTGGCTGCTGACCTCCGAGTGCCGCATCGCCAGTGCCCTGCCCTGGCTGAACGCCTGCGCCAGCGACGGCGGCAGCACCAGGTAGCCAAGGCGCAGTGCCGGGAAGGCGATCTTGCCGAATGTACCGACATACAGCACCCGCCCATTCCGGTCGAGCGACGCCAGCGGAGCCAGGGGCGCGCCGCTGTAGCGATATTCGCCGTCATAGTCGTCTTCGATGATCCAGCCACCGCTTCGCTCGGCCCAGGCCAGCAGTTCCAGGCGCCGCGCCAGGCTCATGGTCACCCCGGTCGGGTACTGGTGAGCCGGCGTGACATAGGCGAGCCGGCAATCGGACAATTGCCCCAGCCA is a window from the Pseudomonas anuradhapurensis genome containing:
- a CDS encoding polyamine ABC transporter substrate-binding protein, producing the protein MVRLKHLLAPFIAATLFTGALQAQAEQRTLRVYNWFDYITPQTLTEFQKDSGVKLIYDIFDTNEALEAKLLTGNSGYDVVVPSNVFLAKQIEAGVFQPLDRSKLPNWQHLDPSLMKLIEANDPDNKFAVPYMYGTVLIGFNPAKVKAALGDNAPVDSWDLIFKEENIAKLKQCGVALLDSPSEILPLALQHLGLPPNSDKPADYKQAEALMLKIRPYITYFHSSKYMADIANGDICVAVGYSGSFSQAANRARDAKNGVVVDMRLPKEGAPIWFDMLAIPKNAANPEDAHAFINYLLRPEVIAPISDFVGYPNPNKDASDKVNPTIRNNPNLYPTAAAMTKLYTLKPLARDAERARTRAWTRIKSGT